One genomic region from Epinephelus fuscoguttatus linkage group LG6, E.fuscoguttatus.final_Chr_v1 encodes:
- the ube2d4 gene encoding ubiquitin-conjugating enzyme E2 D4 yields MALKRIQKELSDLQRDPPAQCSAGPVGDDLFHWQATIMGPSDSPYQSGVFFLTIHFPTDYPFKPPKVAFTTKIYHPNINSNGSICLDILRSQWSPALTVSKVLLSICSLLCDPNPDDPLVPEIAHTYKADREKYNKSAREWTQKYAM; encoded by the exons ATGGCGTTGAAAAGAATTCAGAAG GAGCTGTCAGACCTGCAGAGGGACCCACCAGCTCAGTGCTCTGCTGGACCAGTTGGAGATGACT TGTTTCATTGGCAGGCAACAATAATGGGACCG aGTGACAGCCCATATCAGAGTGGAGTGTTTTTCCTCACCATTCACTTCCCGACAGATTACCCCTTCAAACCACCAAAA GTTGCATTCACAACAAAAATATACCACCCTAATATCAACAGCAATGGAAGTATTTGTTTGGATATACTGAGATCACAATGGTCACCTGCACTTACAGTATCAAAAG TATTATTGTCTATCTGCTCTCTTCTTTGTGATCCAAACCCGGATGACCCACTGGTACCAGAGATTGCCCATACGTACAAGGCTGACAGGGAAAA ATACAACAAATCAGCAAGAGAATGGACTCAGAAGTATGCAATGTGA